The following coding sequences lie in one Fimbriimonadaceae bacterium genomic window:
- the kdsB gene encoding 3-deoxy-manno-octulosonate cytidylyltransferase, producing the protein MDCVIVVPARMASTRFPGKPLVDLCGKPMIQWVCEAASESGMADRIIVATPDQEIIEACVGFGTEAMLTSYDHPSGTDRVAEVARAVGANYYVNVQGDEPLINPITIRRLARLMVDDPKRQVATSYCECPSEEEENPAVVKVVTDGQDRALYFSRYPIPFPRNQRRAPLKKHIGIYAYRQPALEQFTHWAMGDLEQSESLEQLRFLENGVGIAMSEGIESELAVDTPEQAEEVRGILSARMRRTDSHADH; encoded by the coding sequence ATGGACTGTGTAATCGTCGTCCCGGCAAGAATGGCAAGCACCCGCTTTCCTGGCAAGCCCCTGGTTGACCTCTGTGGCAAGCCGATGATTCAGTGGGTCTGTGAGGCTGCAAGTGAATCCGGGATGGCAGACAGGATTATCGTAGCGACTCCCGACCAGGAAATCATAGAAGCTTGTGTTGGTTTTGGGACTGAAGCGATGCTTACGTCCTACGATCACCCGAGCGGGACTGACCGCGTTGCAGAGGTCGCCCGTGCGGTGGGAGCCAACTATTACGTCAACGTCCAGGGAGATGAGCCGCTTATCAATCCCATTACCATTAGGCGGCTTGCTCGCCTTATGGTCGATGACCCCAAGCGCCAAGTTGCAACATCGTACTGTGAGTGCCCATCTGAGGAAGAGGAAAATCCAGCTGTCGTCAAGGTTGTCACCGATGGCCAGGACAGGGCTTTATATTTCAGCCGGTATCCAATCCCGTTCCCCCGCAATCAACGGCGTGCGCCACTTAAGAAACATATCGGGATTTACGCCTACCGACAGCCTGCTTTAGAGCAGTTTACACATTGGGCAATGGGTGACTTGGAGCAATCTGAGAGTTTAGAGCAACTGCGGTTTCTTGAGAATGGAGTTGGCATCGCCATGTCTGAGGGCATTGAGAGTGAGCTTGCGGTCGATACCCCTGAGCAGGCCGAAGAAGTGCGGGGAATACTGTCTGCTCGTATGCGACGAACCGACTCACACGCGGATCATTAG
- a CDS encoding bifunctional (p)ppGpp synthetase/guanosine-3',5'-bis(diphosphate) 3'-pyrophosphohydrolase gives MSAAPYDISHQWEEPQDLVELLDMVRDTRPDANLAKIRYAYYLAEKAHAGQLRSTGEPYVTHPLAVTMTIAELKMDDDAICAALLHDVLEDNPEYTAEMLAETFGQDVVDIVEGVTKLKFSTIEGATDTQRARAETHRAAETLRKMLLAMAKDIRVIIIKLADRLHNMTTLDGLPPEKRTRIANETLDVYAPLAARLGIWQIKWQLEDLSFRQLHPKEFKKVSELVAKTRGQREEELRTAILLLKERLEQKGIKGAEVQGRPKHLYSIFSKMAKHGFDFSDIHDLLAVRIVVAESNDCYVALGVVHDLWMPIPGLFYDYIAKPKSNGYQSLHTKVVGPSGESLEVQIRTHKMHEIAEYGVAAHWTYKEGKGSGSDAIHLRQLREQLFDWSSDARMSSDFLRTISTDLFSEQVFVFTPKGDVIDLPKDSTPVDFAFRVHSQLGLQLVGSRVNGVMVPLHRKLENGDVVELITRSNAQPSMDWLEFVKSANARSKLKTHFRKQMKTVDAQRGKDALEKELKSLGIDPKKLIGEDKFTPIMDQFEGCENATDVFAKIGSGLISVQSVASKLRGIIPDERQTDAISTSKTKEGQLTLTQDGIDTVLVKRAKCCDPVPGDDVVGYVTRGRGIMIHRRICPNAMRYQSVEPERLLPLRWPSDGRLYSVVLQIVTMNRQGLLMDISTIFGESGVNVSAARIKTLPNQTAEIDITIELRDTEHLSQVMNKIGNFADVISILRVFGRTAAK, from the coding sequence ATGTCTGCTGCGCCTTACGACATTAGCCATCAGTGGGAGGAGCCCCAAGACCTGGTTGAGCTCCTCGATATGGTTCGCGACACTCGGCCTGATGCCAATCTCGCGAAGATTCGCTATGCCTATTACCTTGCCGAGAAGGCGCATGCAGGGCAGCTGCGCAGCACGGGCGAACCGTATGTGACCCACCCACTGGCTGTCACGATGACGATTGCCGAGCTCAAGATGGATGACGATGCCATCTGCGCCGCGCTTCTGCACGACGTTCTCGAAGACAATCCCGAATACACAGCAGAGATGCTTGCCGAAACTTTTGGGCAAGATGTCGTTGATATCGTCGAGGGTGTTACCAAGCTCAAATTCAGCACGATCGAAGGGGCGACAGACACCCAACGCGCGAGGGCAGAAACCCATCGGGCCGCCGAAACTCTGCGCAAGATGCTGCTCGCGATGGCCAAGGACATCCGCGTCATCATCATCAAGCTTGCTGACCGCCTCCACAACATGACGACGCTTGACGGACTCCCGCCTGAAAAGCGAACTCGAATCGCGAACGAGACGCTTGACGTCTACGCTCCATTAGCCGCCCGACTTGGGATTTGGCAGATCAAATGGCAGCTCGAGGACCTCTCGTTCCGTCAACTGCATCCGAAGGAGTTCAAGAAGGTTTCGGAACTCGTTGCTAAGACACGAGGTCAACGCGAGGAGGAACTGCGAACAGCGATTCTGCTGCTGAAAGAACGGCTCGAACAAAAGGGGATCAAAGGGGCTGAGGTTCAAGGGCGCCCCAAACATCTCTACTCAATTTTCAGCAAGATGGCGAAGCACGGCTTCGACTTTTCAGATATCCACGATCTGCTCGCCGTTCGTATTGTCGTCGCGGAATCCAATGACTGCTACGTCGCGCTTGGCGTGGTTCATGACTTGTGGATGCCGATTCCCGGCCTGTTCTACGACTACATTGCCAAGCCTAAATCAAACGGCTATCAATCGCTGCATACGAAGGTTGTTGGGCCGAGCGGGGAGTCGTTGGAGGTGCAGATTCGCACGCACAAAATGCACGAAATTGCCGAGTACGGCGTCGCCGCTCACTGGACCTATAAAGAGGGCAAAGGTTCGGGCTCGGATGCGATTCATTTGCGACAGCTTCGCGAACAGCTCTTCGACTGGTCGTCCGACGCCCGCATGAGCAGCGATTTCCTGCGGACGATCTCAACCGATCTCTTTAGTGAGCAAGTCTTTGTCTTCACTCCGAAAGGCGACGTGATCGACCTTCCCAAAGACTCTACTCCTGTCGATTTTGCGTTCCGTGTCCACTCCCAGCTTGGGCTCCAACTCGTCGGTTCACGCGTCAACGGGGTGATGGTGCCTTTGCACCGCAAGCTCGAAAACGGAGACGTGGTTGAGCTGATTACCCGCTCGAATGCCCAGCCGAGCATGGACTGGCTGGAGTTTGTGAAGTCTGCCAATGCTCGGAGCAAGCTCAAAACCCACTTCAGAAAGCAGATGAAGACCGTCGATGCCCAGCGTGGCAAAGACGCGCTGGAGAAGGAGCTGAAGTCCTTGGGGATCGACCCAAAGAAGCTCATTGGCGAGGACAAATTCACACCGATCATGGATCAGTTTGAAGGTTGTGAAAACGCAACCGATGTCTTTGCAAAAATCGGCTCTGGTCTCATCTCTGTTCAAAGTGTTGCCTCGAAGTTGCGCGGCATCATCCCGGACGAGCGTCAAACCGACGCGATCTCAACTTCCAAAACAAAAGAGGGTCAACTCACACTCACTCAAGATGGCATCGACACAGTCCTCGTCAAACGGGCCAAGTGCTGTGATCCAGTGCCAGGTGATGACGTGGTGGGTTACGTTACGCGTGGGCGCGGCATCATGATCCACCGACGAATTTGCCCTAACGCGATGCGGTATCAATCTGTGGAACCTGAGCGGCTGCTGCCGTTGCGTTGGCCCTCCGACGGTCGGCTCTACTCGGTGGTTTTGCAGATCGTGACGATGAACCGTCAGGGCTTGTTGATGGATATCAGCACAATCTTTGGCGAGTCGGGTGTTAATGTTTCTGCCGCTCGCATCAAAACTCTCCCCAATCAGACTGCCGAGATCGACATCACCATCGAACTGAGGGACACGGAGCATCTTAGCCAAGTGATGAACAAGATCGGCAACTTCGCCGACGTGATCAGCATCCTGCGCGTCTTTGGCAGGACGGCCGCAAAGTGA